Proteins from one Elgaria multicarinata webbii isolate HBS135686 ecotype San Diego chromosome 3, rElgMul1.1.pri, whole genome shotgun sequence genomic window:
- the LOC134396238 gene encoding zinc finger protein OZF-like encodes MPPGREQSISQYQDLGLTTENQQEASGNEGGESVHFPPGFEQLRAVPVPQRILKGETCTQCGKSFRCKAELVEHQRMHSGEKPYTCSDCGKSFCRRNVLVAHQRIHTGEKPFNCPDCGKCFNQRSHLTAHERTHTQEKPFACPDCGQSFSRRTGLVAHQRIHTGEKPYHCPDCGKSFRQRFDLIRHQRIHTGEKPHECPDCRKSFRNKSAFLVHRRIHTEEKPYPCSGCGKSFRHRTNLLAHERIHTGEKPYKCGECGKSFGDGSSLMKHKRAHTGEKPYKCSECGKGFSQNAGLVQHEKIHTGEKPYRCPDCPKSFRDKSAFVVHQRTHTREKPYRCAGCDKSFGHRSNLLKHERIHTGEKPYKCLECGKSFTQKPNLLVHERTHLKGKA; translated from the coding sequence ATGCCACCAGGAAGAGAACAGTCCATTTCCCAGTATCAAGATCTGGGATTAACTACTGAGAACCAGCAAGAAGCTTCCGGTAATGAAGGAGGCGAATCTGTTCATTTTCCACCAGGTTTTGAGCAGCTCCGTGCGGTGCCAGTCCCGCAAAGAATCCTCAAGGGTGAGACGTGCACACAGTGTGGGAAATCCTTCCGATGCAAGGCTGAGCTTGTTGAACATCAGAGAATGCATTCGGGAGAGAAACCGTACACGTGCTCggactgtgggaagagcttctgCAGGAGGAACGTTCTGGTGGCGCATCAGAGGATCCACACCGGAGAGAAACCGTTTAATTGCCCAGATTGTGGTAAATGCTTCAACCAGCGGTCGCATCTTACTGCTCACGAGAGAACCCACACACAAGAGAAGCCCTTTGCTTGCCCAGATTGCGGGCAAAGCTTTAGCAGGAGAACAGGGCTTGTGGCTCATCAGAGgatacacacaggggagaagccctatcactgcccagactgtgggaaaagcttccgGCAGAGGTTCGACCTTATTcgacaccagagaatccacacgggggagaagccgcaCGAGTGCccagactgcagaaaaagcttcAGGAACAAGTCGGCGTTCCTCGTGCACAGGAGGATCCACACAGAGGAGAAGCCGTACCCGTGCTCGGGCTGCGGGAAGAGCTTCCGCCATCGCACGAACCTTCTGGCACATGAAAGAAtacacacgggggagaagccgtacaagtgtggcgaatgcgggaagagctttggcGACGGGTCATCCCTGATGAAACACAAGCGagcccacacaggggagaagccatacaaATGCTCGGAGTGTGGGAAAGGTTTTTCTCAAAACGCCGGCTTGGTCCAGCACGAGAAGATCCatacgggcgagaagccctaccgATGCCCCGACTGCCCCAAAAGCTTCCGGGACAAATCAGCTTTTGTCGTCCACCAAAGAACCCACACGAGGGAGAAGCCGTACCGTTGCGCGGGCTGCGACAAAAGCTTCGGCCATCGCTCGAACCTCCTGAAGCACGAAAggatccacaccggggagaaaccatacaaatgcttggaatgcgggaagagcttcacgCAGAAGCCAAATCTTCTCGTTCACGAGAGAACCCACTTGAAAGGGAAAGCATAG